TAATGTGCTCAAATCGACATTTTATTCCGCGTTCTTGACGAAAGTAAATATTCTCCGCCTCCAGTTGCTCTTTCATTGCCTTGATCTCAGAAAGAGCCTCCCGAAGCTCAATCGTCCGCTCCTCTACGCCCCGTTCCAACTCGTTGTGAGAATTTTGTAAAGCCTCTCCCAGAAGTTTCTGTTCGGTGATATCGCTCATCACGAAGCGGCATACGGACTCTCCCTCAACGTCCTGCGCCAACACCGCCTCCACCCCCACCCAGAAGGGGGCAGCTTCTTTTTTCAGCATCCGTATCTCGAACACCTGCGGCGTTACCTTTTCGAAAAGCAGTTTGAGGTGCCGGGAATAGATGTCCCGGTCTTCGGGGAGGATAACATGGGTCAACGGCTGCTTGACCAAA
This region of Syntrophaceae bacterium genomic DNA includes:
- a CDS encoding PAS domain-containing protein; protein product: MKRNNNSRTKTDDLRHRAEERLKEAKRGKVRKEAPYTSEDEAPRLLQELQVHQIELEMQNEELLRAQAELDVSRARYFDLYDLAPVGYCTLSEKGLVLEANLTAATMLGVTRSALVKQPLTHVILPEDRDIYSRHLKLLFEKVTPQVFEIRMLKKEAAPFWVGVEAVLAQDVEGESVCRFVMSDITEQKLLGEALQNSHNELERGVEERTIELREALSEIKAMKEQLEAENIYFRQERGIKCRFEHI